Within Cyanobium sp. AMD-g, the genomic segment AGTCGATGGATGACGCCCAGGGCCTGAGGCGTCCGGCGGACCCCTCCCGCTACACCCTCTCGCTCCAGACCGATGGCCGGGCCGTGCTGCAGCTCGACTGCAATCGCGCCACGGGCAGCTGGCAGGTGGAGCCCAGCGCGGACCCCGGCAACGGCGGCTTCCGCTTCGGACCCCTGAACTCCACCAAGGCCCTGTGCCCGGAACCCAGCCTGGGGGGACTCCTGGCCCGCCAGCTTCCCTACGTGCGGGGCTACCTGCTGCGGGACGGCCGGCTGAACCTGAGCCTGCTGGCCGATGGCGGCATCCTCATCTGGGAACCGAGCGCCGGCGCCGGGCCCGGCTACAGCAACCGGCCCGATCCAGCACTGGAGGCGGCGATCCTGGCGGCCTCCCCCGACCTGCGCCGCACCGTGGGAAGCACCGCCGGAGGCATGGGGCGGATCAGCTATGTGCACGGCCGCACCGACCTCGATGGGGATGGCCGTCAGGACGTGCTCGTCTACCTGATGGGCCCCTACGTCTGCGGCACCGGTGGCTGCACGCTGCTGGTGTTCCGCCAGGAAGCCAGGGGCTACCGCCTCGTCTCCAGCTTCCCCACCAGCCGCCTGCCGGTGATCGTGCCGGCGGCGGGCCGCAGCCGCTGGCGGGATCTGTGGCGGATGCAGTCCGGCGGCGGCGCCCCGGCCACCTGGGTACGCGAGGTGTTCGACGGCCGGGGCTACCGCAGCAAGGAGCTCATCCCGGCGGCGGGCGGCCCCCCGGTGGGCACCGCCGTGCTGAGCGGCAATCCCTCCCTGGCAGAGGGGGCGCCGCTGCTGCCGCGCCCCTGATCCATCCCGGCGGCCCTGGGCTGGCGCTCAGCCGTCATCAACCAGCCGCCAGTGCAGCACCTGGCCGGCATGGAAGGGCACCAGGGTGCTGCCATGCAGGCGCGGCGGCACCGTGTGGGGGTCCCGCACCAGGGTGATCGTCCCTTCGTTAAGGGGCAATCCGTAGAAGGCGGGGCCGTGCAGGCTGGCGAAGGCCTCCAGGCGATCCAGGGCCCCCTCCTGCTCGAACACCGCCGCGTAGCTCTCCAGGGCGAAAGGGGCGTTGTAGATGCCCGCGCAGCCGCAGGCGCTTTCCTTCGCCGAGCGGGGGTGGGGGGCCGAATCGGTGCCGAGGAAGAAGCAGGGCTCCCCCGAGGTGGCCGCCTGGCGCAGGGCCAGCCGGTGCCGTTCGCGCTTGGCCACCGGCAGGCAGTAGAAGTCGGGCCGCAGGCCGCCCTGGAACATGGCGTTGCGGTTGATGTGCAGGTGGTGGGGGGTGATGGTGGCGGCCAGGTTGGGGCCCGCCTGGCGCACGAAGGCGACGGACTCGGCGGTGGTGATGTGCTCCAGCACCACCTTCAGGCCCGGATGCCGCGCCAACAGCGGCTCCAGGTGGCGTTCGATGAACACGGCTTCGCGATCGAAGATGTCGATCTCCGCGTCCGTCACCTCGCCGTGGATCAGCAGGGGCATGCCGATCCGCTCCATCGCGGCCAGCACCGCCTCGATCCTGGCCAGGTCGGTGACGCCGGCGGCGGCGTTGGTGGTGGCATGGGCCGGGTAGAGCTTGCAGGCGGTGAAGACGCCCTCGGCATGGCCGCGCTCGATCTCCGCCGGATCGATCGTGTCGGTGAGATAGGCCGTGAGCAGCGGGGTGAAGCGGCTGCCATCCGGCAGGGCGGCCCGGATCCGGGCGCCATAGGCCACGGCGGCCGCCACCGTGGTGATCGGTGGGCTGAGATTCGGCATCACGATCGCCCGGGCGAACGAGCGGGCCGTGGCCGGCGCCACCAGCTCCAGCAGGGCACCGTCGCGCAGGTGCACGTGCCAGTCGTCGGGACGGCGCAGGCTCAGCCGGGAGGTCACCATCGAGAGGCCTTGAGGAACCGGTTCATGGCACCCAGTCTCTAGAACTGCCGTTTGCCGCCGCTGCCCGTGACCAGGTAGCCGCTCAGGGACAGCAGCAGCACGCTCAGGCAGAAGAAGGCCAGGGAAGGGCCGTCATGGATCGGCAGGGTCAGCATCGCCTTGAAGGCCGACACGATCAGGGCCACCACCAGCACCTTGACCAGTTTCTCCTTCAGCTGGTCGAGGTCGCGGATGTCGAGCAGGCCACCGCCCCCCTGGTCGTTTTCCCGGGCCGCCTCGATTGGTGAGATCAGCAACTCATACACGCCATAGCCGAAGATCAGCAGGGCGATGCCGATCAGATAGAGATCGATCCCGGTCACGATCGCCCCCAGCAGTTCGGCCACGAAGGTCTTCTTGGTGTAGGCCCCATCTCCCAGGCTGACCAGCGCCTTGCCGATCTCGAGCGTGCCCAGCACAAAAGCGACCACCGTGCTGACCAGGCTCATGACCACCGGCAGGATGGCGATCAACCGCAGGCGCCACAGAATCCGCTCGAAGCGATGCTCAAACCGCTTGAAGCGGCCCTTGGGCACGGAAGCCATGCGGCGCTGCTGCAATCGGCCAACCCTAGGCAGCGTTTCGGCTGCCCACATCCGTGCGTCACGGCGATGCCAGCTCCGGTTCAGCGCTGCGGCCGCCCCAGCAGGAACACCACCGCCATCGCCAGATAGCCCAGGGCCCAGGGGGTGCCGCTGCCCCAGCCGGGGTCCAGCACCGTGTCGGCCAGGGTGAAGCTCCAGGCATGGATCAGGCCCAGCCAGGAGGCGGCCGCCGCCACCAGGGCGCAGGCGGCGGCGGCACGGAAGCGCTGCTCGATCACATAGACGAGCATCGCCGCCAGCAGCATCGCCGCCAGGATCTGTCCCTGCTCAAGGGCGAAGGCGCCGGCGGCCCACACATCCGCCTGTTGCAGCGGCGGCAGCAGTTGGGGACCGAAGGGATTCGCTGGGGTGCCGCTGCCGCCGGCCCGCAGCCCCGCCTTCAGCATCAGGGAGCCCCAGCCGGCCAGGCCCGGCAGCAGCCCCAGGGCGACGGCGGGGGCGTGGGCCGGCGGCGTGGCCTGGAAGGCCTGGGCCGCCATCACCAGGGCGATGTAGAGCACGATCGCCATGCCGGCCTCGATCGGTACCAGCTGGCCCACCACCCCGAACAGCCCCAGCAGACAGCCCAGGCCCATCACCAGCCCGTTGAGCCAGGAGTAGCCGATGCGGGCGCCCATGCCCTTCCAGCCCGGATGGCCGATGTAGATGGTGGTGGGGAAGCAGGAGCCCAGCAGGGCGGCGGCCACCGTGCCGATGCCGTTGATCAGCAGCGAACTCTTCACCGGGTAGGCATCACCGGCCGCCTCGGCGCTCTCCAGGTTCTGCAGGGAGCCCAGCAGGTTGAACAGACCCATGGGTACGGTCACCCCCAGCCAGGGCAACAGCTCATCGCGGCCGGCCCAGAGGGCGCCCACCCGGGGCAAGGGAAGGTGCAGCCCGACCTGGGCCAGGTTGGTCTGCCAGGTGGGGCCATCCAGCCGCAGCAGGCCCGTGGCCGCGGCCAGGGCGATGCCCACCAGCACCGCCAGCACGCCTCCCGGCAGGGGCAGCCGGGCCTGGCCGAAGTAGGCCAGCAGGATCACGGCCAGAACGGCCAGCCCCACCACCGGGACGGCATAGGTGCGCAGCAGGAAACCCAGGCCGATGTACCCCAGGGCGATGCCGGCCAGGGTGGAGAGCAGGGCCGCCCGGGGCAGCCAGCGGCGCAGGGGGGCCACAAGGAAGGCGCCCCCCGCCTCGATCAGCCCCGAGCCGAGGCAGGCCAGCAGGCCGGCGCGCCAGGAGAGCAGCGAAGCGGCCTGGGGATCCAGGCCCTGGCCGGTGGCCGCCAGCTTCACCGGCAGCATCACCAGGAACACATAGGCGAACAGGCTGACCGTGTTGATGCCATAGGGCAGGGCGGTGCGGTCGTCGCGCCCTTCACGCCGGCCCAGGCGGTGGGCCTGGACGGCATAGGCCACGTTGCCCACCACCAGGCTGATGCCCGTGGCCGGCAGGATCGTGCCGAAGATCAGGCCATCGGGATACCCCAGCACGCCGCGGCAGAGGGCCACGATCAGCAGGATCTGGATCAGGTTGTCGAGCCCGAGGCCCAGGAAGCCGTCCAGGTCGCCGCGCACCCACCAGCGGGGGGTCGGCTGCGGGACAGGTGCGGTGAGCTCAGCCACGGGGCAGCCCCGCCGGCACCCGATCCGGGAACAGAACCCCATCAAGGTGGTCGCACTCGTGCTGCACCACCCGGGCATGGAAGCCCTCCACCTGTCGCTCGAACGCCCGCCCCCAGCCGTCAAATCCCCGGTAGTGCAGGCGGCTCCAGCGCGGCACCCGGGCGCGCCAGAGCGGCACGCTGAGGCAGCCCTCCCAGGCGTCGTCGTCCAGGTCGTCGCCGAGGGGCGTGAGCACGGGATTGATCAGCACCGTCTCCGGAATGGGGGGCGCCTCCGGGTAGCGGGGGTTGTGGGTGATGCCGAAGATCACCACCCGCAGGGGCACCCCGATCTGGGGGGCCGCCAGGCCCGCCCCATGGCTGGCGGCCATGGTGTCGCGCAGGTCATCGAGCAGGGCCGGCAGGGCGGGGTCATCGAAGCGTTCCACCGGCGCACTCACCTGCCGCAGGCGGGGATCTCCGATGGTGAGCACATCACGGACGGCCATGGGCGCCTCAGGATCGGTCCCACTGTGCCGCCTTCCGGCCGTCCCGTCCGTACCATCCGCAGATGACGCTGCGATCGGCGGTTCCATGGCCGTGAGCTCCCTGCGGGTGGCCGTGCTCTGCTGCGACGGCCTCTACCAGCGCCACCTGGTGCGGCGGGCGGCCGAGGACTTCACCCTGGTGGGCGTGGTGCTGCAGGTGTCGCCACCGGCGAGCCGCAGCTGGCCGGCCCGGCTGGCGAAGTACCGCCGCCCCCTGCGGCTGCTGCGCCAGCTGATCGCCCGGGTGCTGCTGCGGCCCCACGACCGCCGCGGCGCCGCCCTGCAGCGGCAGCTGTTCCACCACAACGGCGCCCCGCCCGAGCAGCCGGAGGGGGTGCCCGTGCTGGTCACGTCGGCCATCAACGAGGAGCGCACCGCCGACTTTCTGCGCCAGGTGGCCCCGGACATCGTCCTGGTGAACGGCACCCAGTTGCTGCGGGCGCCGGTGCTGGAGCTGATCCCCGCCATCCGCCACGGCCTCATCAACCTGCACACCGGGATGTCGCCCTATTCCCGCGGCGCCAACTGCAACCTTTACATGCTCCTGGAGGGGCATCCGGAGCTGGTGGGGGTCACGGTGCACCACATCGACCCCGGCATCGACAGCGGTGACATCATCTTGTCGGCCCACGTGCCGATGCAGCCCGACGACGACGTCGAGACCATCGAGGTGCGCAGCTTCCAGGTGGGCATCGAGCTGCTGATCGAGGCGGCCCGTCGGCTTGAGGCCGGCACCGCGCCGCGGGTGCCCCAGTGGGAGAAGGGCAAGCTGTTCCTCAGGCGTACCGGCTACGTCTACGAGCCCTGGCAGCGGCTGATGGCCAACCGCCGCATCGCCCGGGGCCTGGTGCGCGACTACCTGGCCGACCAGGCGCGCCGCGACGGGGCCGTGCGGGTGGTGCGGGGAGGGCAGCCATGAGCCGCCTGGGGCGGGCCGCCAACCGGGCGGCGGACCTGCTGTTCCTGCCGCCGCTGGATCGCCTCTGGCGCCGGCGCCTGCGGGGGAAGGTGCTGTGTCTG encodes:
- a CDS encoding formyl transferase; protein product: MAVSSLRVAVLCCDGLYQRHLVRRAAEDFTLVGVVLQVSPPASRSWPARLAKYRRPLRLLRQLIARVLLRPHDRRGAALQRQLFHHNGAPPEQPEGVPVLVTSAINEERTADFLRQVAPDIVLVNGTQLLRAPVLELIPAIRHGLINLHTGMSPYSRGANCNLYMLLEGHPELVGVTVHHIDPGIDSGDIILSAHVPMQPDDDVETIEVRSFQVGIELLIEAARRLEAGTAPRVPQWEKGKLFLRRTGYVYEPWQRLMANRRIARGLVRDYLADQARRDGAVRVVRGGQP
- the pyrC gene encoding dihydroorotase produces the protein MVTSRLSLRRPDDWHVHLRDGALLELVAPATARSFARAIVMPNLSPPITTVAAAVAYGARIRAALPDGSRFTPLLTAYLTDTIDPAEIERGHAEGVFTACKLYPAHATTNAAAGVTDLARIEAVLAAMERIGMPLLIHGEVTDAEIDIFDREAVFIERHLEPLLARHPGLKVVLEHITTAESVAFVRQAGPNLAATITPHHLHINRNAMFQGGLRPDFYCLPVAKRERHRLALRQAATSGEPCFFLGTDSAPHPRSAKESACGCAGIYNAPFALESYAAVFEQEGALDRLEAFASLHGPAFYGLPLNEGTITLVRDPHTVPPRLHGSTLVPFHAGQVLHWRLVDDG
- a CDS encoding YqhA family protein, which encodes MASVPKGRFKRFEHRFERILWRLRLIAILPVVMSLVSTVVAFVLGTLEIGKALVSLGDGAYTKKTFVAELLGAIVTGIDLYLIGIALLIFGYGVYELLISPIEAARENDQGGGGLLDIRDLDQLKEKLVKVLVVALIVSAFKAMLTLPIHDGPSLAFFCLSVLLLSLSGYLVTGSGGKRQF
- a CDS encoding NCS2 family permease; the encoded protein is MGFCSRIGCRRGCPVAELTAPVPQPTPRWWVRGDLDGFLGLGLDNLIQILLIVALCRGVLGYPDGLIFGTILPATGISLVVGNVAYAVQAHRLGRREGRDDRTALPYGINTVSLFAYVFLVMLPVKLAATGQGLDPQAASLLSWRAGLLACLGSGLIEAGGAFLVAPLRRWLPRAALLSTLAGIALGYIGLGFLLRTYAVPVVGLAVLAVILLAYFGQARLPLPGGVLAVLVGIALAAATGLLRLDGPTWQTNLAQVGLHLPLPRVGALWAGRDELLPWLGVTVPMGLFNLLGSLQNLESAEAAGDAYPVKSSLLINGIGTVAAALLGSCFPTTIYIGHPGWKGMGARIGYSWLNGLVMGLGCLLGLFGVVGQLVPIEAGMAIVLYIALVMAAQAFQATPPAHAPAVALGLLPGLAGWGSLMLKAGLRAGGSGTPANPFGPQLLPPLQQADVWAAGAFALEQGQILAAMLLAAMLVYVIEQRFRAAAACALVAAAASWLGLIHAWSFTLADTVLDPGWGSGTPWALGYLAMAVVFLLGRPQR
- the def gene encoding peptide deformylase, producing MAVRDVLTIGDPRLRQVSAPVERFDDPALPALLDDLRDTMAASHGAGLAAPQIGVPLRVVIFGITHNPRYPEAPPIPETVLINPVLTPLGDDLDDDAWEGCLSVPLWRARVPRWSRLHYRGFDGWGRAFERQVEGFHARVVQHECDHLDGVLFPDRVPAGLPRG
- a CDS encoding META domain-containing protein, encoding MPFPTSTALRLGAWAAGAVATASFLAGASLPLDAAPQPPPLQGTTWKLVGIQSMDDAQGLRRPADPSRYTLSLQTDGRAVLQLDCNRATGSWQVEPSADPGNGGFRFGPLNSTKALCPEPSLGGLLARQLPYVRGYLLRDGRLNLSLLADGGILIWEPSAGAGPGYSNRPDPALEAAILAASPDLRRTVGSTAGGMGRISYVHGRTDLDGDGRQDVLVYLMGPYVCGTGGCTLLVFRQEARGYRLVSSFPTSRLPVIVPAAGRSRWRDLWRMQSGGGAPATWVREVFDGRGYRSKELIPAAGGPPVGTAVLSGNPSLAEGAPLLPRP